A genome region from Altererythrobacter aquiaggeris includes the following:
- a CDS encoding ATP-dependent helicase produces MTDKNTLPVPTGLPGRDTAPPYAAMLNDPQREAVLTTEGPVLMLAGAGTGKTAALTSRMAHLIAMRLAWPSEILCVTFTNKAAREMRERVGKHIGEAVEGMPWLGTFHSIGAKMLRRHAELVGLKSNYTIIDTDDQLRLLKQLIRDNDLDEKRWPPRQLAGLIDRWKNRGLNPGDLDAAENEAYADGRGKQMYQIYQDRLKALNACDFGDLLLHMLNIFRQHDDVLGQYQKRFKYILVDEYQDTNQVQYLWLRLLAQSRKNICVVGDDDQSIYSWRGAEVANILRFDRDFPGAKVVKLEQNYRSTPDILAAASGLINANSQRLGKTLWTRVSGGDKVRVIGVWDGPEEARRVAEEIERLEREGASLNEIAILVRAQYQTREFEDRFIQVGLNYRIVGGFRFYERAEIRDALAYLRVIAQPADDLAFERIYNQPKRGLGAKTLESMHRHARATNMPLAAASLDLADSDELPKRASSTIGNLMRQFLQWGEMAQAVTPANLLRTVMDESGYTEMLEKERSPEAAGRIENLSELARAMEEYETLGDFLEHVALVMDNEGSAEDEKITIMTIHAAKGLEFDNIFLVGWEEGVFPSQRSLDEGGLASLEEERRLAYVAITRAKRHCTILYAANRRIYGQWTSSIPSRFIDELPDDHVEKETTMSGGASLWRANWSESDDPFAHVSKAAPDRGKQRGPGWQRALSTGYDTKPKRIAETGRSAASFAAKPRSDIVLGARVFHDKFGYGTVISQEGNKLEINFEATGVKRVIDSFVENAA; encoded by the coding sequence ATGACTGACAAAAACACCCTGCCCGTCCCGACCGGACTGCCCGGCCGCGATACTGCCCCGCCCTATGCCGCGATGCTCAACGATCCGCAGCGCGAAGCAGTGCTGACCACCGAAGGGCCGGTTTTGATGCTGGCGGGTGCCGGTACGGGCAAGACCGCGGCGCTGACTTCTCGGATGGCACATCTGATTGCCATGCGGCTGGCATGGCCCAGCGAAATTCTGTGCGTGACATTTACGAACAAGGCCGCGCGCGAAATGCGTGAACGGGTCGGCAAACATATTGGTGAAGCTGTCGAGGGTATGCCCTGGCTTGGCACGTTCCATTCGATCGGCGCCAAGATGCTGCGCCGCCATGCAGAACTGGTCGGCCTGAAAAGCAATTACACGATTATCGACACTGACGATCAGCTACGACTGCTGAAACAGCTGATCCGCGACAATGATCTGGACGAAAAACGGTGGCCGCCGCGTCAGCTGGCCGGTCTGATCGACCGCTGGAAGAACCGCGGGCTCAACCCCGGCGATCTCGATGCAGCGGAAAACGAAGCATATGCGGACGGCCGCGGCAAACAGATGTACCAGATCTATCAGGACCGCCTCAAGGCGCTCAACGCCTGCGATTTCGGCGACCTTCTGCTCCACATGCTCAATATATTCCGCCAGCATGATGACGTGCTGGGACAATACCAGAAACGCTTCAAATATATTCTGGTCGATGAATACCAGGACACCAATCAGGTCCAGTATCTGTGGCTCCGCCTGCTCGCGCAATCTCGCAAGAATATCTGTGTGGTGGGTGATGACGATCAGTCGATCTATTCCTGGCGCGGCGCGGAAGTTGCCAATATCCTGCGCTTCGACCGTGATTTTCCCGGAGCGAAAGTCGTAAAGCTGGAACAGAATTACCGTTCCACGCCCGACATCCTTGCTGCAGCTTCGGGCCTGATCAACGCCAACAGCCAACGGCTGGGCAAGACGCTGTGGACCCGGGTCAGCGGCGGCGACAAGGTCCGCGTCATCGGCGTCTGGGACGGCCCCGAGGAAGCGCGCCGCGTTGCCGAAGAAATCGAACGGCTGGAACGCGAAGGTGCGTCGCTGAATGAAATCGCAATTCTGGTCCGCGCCCAATACCAGACCCGCGAATTCGAAGACCGTTTCATTCAGGTCGGCCTCAATTACCGCATCGTTGGCGGTTTCCGCTTTTACGAGCGCGCCGAAATCCGCGATGCGCTCGCCTATTTGCGCGTTATCGCACAGCCCGCCGACGATCTGGCGTTCGAGCGGATTTATAACCAGCCCAAGCGCGGATTGGGGGCAAAAACGCTGGAGTCGATGCACCGCCATGCGCGGGCGACAAATATGCCGCTGGCTGCGGCATCGCTCGATCTGGCTGATAGTGACGAATTGCCGAAACGGGCAAGCAGTACGATCGGCAATCTTATGCGCCAGTTTCTGCAATGGGGCGAAATGGCGCAGGCGGTAACACCGGCAAATCTGCTGCGAACGGTCATGGACGAAAGCGGCTATACCGAGATGCTCGAAAAAGAACGCAGTCCCGAAGCTGCCGGCCGGATCGAAAACCTTTCAGAGCTTGCCCGCGCCATGGAAGAATACGAAACTTTGGGCGACTTTCTTGAACATGTCGCTCTGGTGATGGACAACGAGGGATCGGCGGAAGATGAAAAAATCACCATCATGACCATTCACGCCGCCAAGGGGCTGGAGTTTGACAACATATTTCTGGTTGGCTGGGAAGAAGGTGTGTTCCCCAGCCAACGCTCGCTTGATGAAGGCGGTCTGGCCAGTCTGGAGGAAGAGCGGCGGCTTGCTTATGTGGCGATCACACGGGCAAAACGGCATTGCACGATCCTGTACGCCGCCAACCGGCGCATTTACGGCCAATGGACCAGTTCGATACCCTCGCGTTTTATCGACGAATTGCCGGACGATCATGTTGAAAAGGAAACCACCATGTCCGGCGGTGCGTCGCTTTGGCGGGCAAATTGGTCCGAGAGTGATGACCCGTTCGCTCATGTGTCAAAAGCTGCGCCCGACCGCGGCAAGCAGCGCGGGCCCGGCTGGCAGCGCGCATTATCGACAGGGTACGACACCAAACCAAAGCGAATTGCAGAAACCGGCCGCAGCGCTGCCAGCTTCGCTGCAAAACCGCGCAGCGACATTGTGCTGGGTGCGCGCGTGTTCCACGACAAATTCGGTTACGGCACGGTAATCAGCCAGGAAGGCAACAAGCTGGAGATAAATTTCGAGGCAACCGGCGTAAAACGCGTGATCGACAGCTTCGTCGAAAATGCGGCCTGA
- a CDS encoding GFA family protein — protein MSDNSFAGTRIMMTGGCHCGAIRYEIMGEVLNHALCHCRDCRRSAGAPMVGWAMMTLDQLAIGGDAAVFASSEHARRHFCIQCGTGLFYTNDEMLPGLVDVQTGTLDEPENLPAQIQVQTAERLPWMETAHELAAFERYPPQE, from the coding sequence ATGTCCGATAATTCATTTGCGGGGACACGAATCATGATGACCGGCGGGTGCCATTGCGGCGCGATTCGTTATGAAATCATGGGCGAGGTGTTAAACCACGCTTTGTGCCATTGCCGCGATTGCCGCCGCAGCGCTGGTGCGCCGATGGTGGGCTGGGCCATGATGACACTGGACCAGCTTGCGATTGGCGGCGACGCGGCCGTATTTGCTTCATCCGAACATGCCCGGCGACATTTCTGCATCCAATGCGGGACGGGTCTGTTTTATACCAATGACGAAATGCTGCCGGGTCTGGTGGATGTACAAACCGGCACGCTCGACGAGCCGGAAAATCTGCCTGCTCAAATACAGGTCCAAACGGCAGAGCGGTTACCGTGGATGGAAACCGCGCACGAACTTGCCGCGTTCGAGCGTTATCCCCCGCAGGAATAA
- the rsmD gene encoding 16S rRNA (guanine(966)-N(2))-methyltransferase RsmD — protein MRVIAGDWRGRKLIAPKGVATRPTADRTRETLFNMLASRVGSFNDMTVADLFAGSGALGLEALSRGAGSCLFVENDGEALKALKTNVAVLGADRRAIVQSGSVMSLGPTKVPHDLILLDPPYHTGAGIVALDRLIRLGWIGPQTLIAVETAFNEDVAVSGLGAETERKVGKAKITLLRPE, from the coding sequence ATGAGAGTAATTGCGGGTGACTGGCGCGGACGCAAATTGATCGCTCCCAAAGGCGTGGCCACGCGCCCGACCGCTGACAGAACGCGCGAAACGCTGTTCAATATGCTCGCCAGCCGGGTGGGCAGTTTTAATGATATGACGGTCGCGGATCTGTTTGCAGGATCGGGGGCGCTGGGCCTGGAGGCGCTGTCACGCGGCGCAGGTTCATGCCTGTTTGTGGAAAATGATGGCGAAGCGCTAAAAGCGTTGAAAACCAATGTTGCGGTATTGGGCGCAGATCGCAGGGCTATCGTCCAGTCGGGATCTGTTATGTCATTGGGGCCGACCAAAGTGCCGCATGACCTGATTTTGCTGGACCCGCCCTACCACACCGGCGCGGGCATCGTGGCGCTTGACCGCCTGATCAGGCTGGGCTGGATCGGGCCGCAAACGCTGATCGCGGTGGAAACCGCGTTTAATGAAGATGTCGCAGTGAGCGGCCTTGGTGCCGAAACCGAACGCAAAGTTGGCAAAGCCAAGATCACATTGCTGCGACCCGAGTGA
- a CDS encoding pseudouridine synthase — translation MPKYDPLAPSGSADARPEGERIAKLLARAGVASRREVERMIDAGRVSIDGKVLETAATILPNLNGVTVDDKPVGRPDATRLFIFHKPAGLLTAERDFSGRATIYNALTNALPKGTPRLMPVGRLDLNTEGLLLMTNDGELKRAMELPSTGMPRRYRARTFGGITQAQLEELIHGITIDGVRYGQIDANLERGAGANQWVEMTLTEGKNREVRRVLEHFGLEVSRLMRLEYGPFKLGNLARGAAVEVAQVEVERMRKELVKKNLRK, via the coding sequence ATGCCCAAATATGATCCTCTCGCGCCGTCAGGTTCCGCAGATGCCCGCCCCGAAGGCGAACGTATTGCCAAATTGCTCGCCCGCGCGGGTGTCGCCAGCCGCCGCGAGGTCGAACGGATGATCGATGCCGGCAGGGTTTCGATTGATGGCAAGGTGCTCGAGACGGCTGCAACGATTCTGCCCAATCTGAACGGGGTTACCGTTGACGACAAGCCGGTTGGCCGTCCGGATGCCACGCGGCTGTTCATTTTTCACAAACCCGCCGGACTGCTGACTGCGGAGCGTGATTTTTCGGGCCGGGCCACGATTTACAACGCGCTGACCAACGCACTGCCCAAAGGCACCCCGCGGCTGATGCCTGTGGGGCGGCTCGATCTGAACACCGAAGGTTTGCTGCTGATGACCAATGACGGCGAGCTCAAGCGCGCCATGGAATTGCCGTCCACCGGGATGCCGCGCAGATATCGTGCCCGCACATTCGGCGGAATTACGCAGGCGCAGCTGGAAGAACTGATTCACGGGATCACAATCGATGGTGTCCGCTACGGCCAGATCGATGCCAATCTTGAACGCGGTGCGGGCGCGAACCAGTGGGTCGAAATGACCCTGACCGAAGGTAAAAACCGCGAGGTTCGCCGCGTTCTGGAGCATTTTGGGCTGGAAGTGTCCCGCCTGATGCGGCTTGAATACGGGCCGTTCAAACTGGGCAATCTGGCGCGCGGTGCGGCGGTCGAAGTGGCGCAGGTCGAAGTCGAGCGGATGCGCAAGGAGCTGGTCAAGAAGAACCTGCGCAAATGA
- a CDS encoding aromatic ring-hydroxylating dioxygenase subunit alpha, with translation MALAEAIAIETVRGDGEIARVPAAVYIDPAHWQREKAGLFDRLPQVLCPSALLPDAGMAAAHDATGRPLLITRDDAGTARVFHNVCSHRGTRLVEGNEVVCAKRLVCPYHAWTYKLDGKLLALPRPETFPGLDKSGYGLAELPCLESGGLIWFSPSPAADFGEAEMLGKDLDAFALADHHLFARRTHHVAGNWKLIMDAFLESYHVQRLHAATIGKMFKDGITAGDMIGPHARSAVGRAEELNDIDFADMRQLRSVITFAYQLLPGTIIIASPDYINVMTLMPSAHDHTVVEDFMLIPEAPTTQKAQDHWQRSWELLDTGVFAAEDFRAAELGQQGLASGAVSEITLGTLETGIHRFHETVQEALRGVN, from the coding sequence ATGGCGCTCGCGGAGGCAATCGCCATAGAAACAGTGCGCGGCGATGGCGAAATTGCGCGTGTGCCCGCCGCCGTCTATATCGATCCGGCACATTGGCAGCGCGAAAAGGCCGGGCTGTTTGATCGACTGCCGCAAGTGCTATGCCCGTCGGCTTTATTGCCCGATGCCGGAATGGCGGCCGCACATGACGCGACAGGCCGCCCGCTTCTGATAACGCGCGATGATGCCGGAACTGCGCGCGTGTTCCACAATGTTTGCAGCCACCGCGGAACCCGGCTCGTCGAAGGAAACGAAGTGGTCTGCGCCAAGCGCCTCGTTTGCCCGTACCATGCCTGGACATACAAGCTGGATGGCAAGCTGCTCGCGCTGCCCCGCCCCGAAACATTCCCCGGGCTCGACAAGTCCGGCTATGGCCTGGCGGAACTGCCCTGTCTGGAATCTGGCGGTCTGATCTGGTTTTCGCCGTCCCCGGCGGCTGACTTTGGCGAAGCCGAAATGCTCGGCAAGGATCTCGATGCGTTCGCGTTGGCCGACCATCATCTGTTTGCTCGCAGAACCCATCACGTTGCGGGTAACTGGAAGCTCATCATGGATGCGTTTCTCGAAAGCTATCATGTGCAGCGGCTCCATGCCGCAACCATCGGCAAAATGTTCAAGGACGGGATCACCGCAGGCGACATGATCGGCCCGCACGCCCGTTCGGCCGTGGGCCGCGCCGAAGAATTGAACGACATCGATTTCGCCGATATGCGCCAGCTACGGTCGGTCATCACCTTTGCCTATCAACTGCTGCCGGGCACGATAATCATCGCCAGCCCGGATTACATCAATGTGATGACGCTGATGCCAAGCGCGCATGATCATACCGTGGTAGAGGATTTCATGCTCATCCCCGAGGCACCGACCACGCAAAAGGCGCAGGATCACTGGCAGCGGAGCTGGGAATTGCTGGATACCGGCGTATTTGCGGCCGAAGATTTTCGCGCCGCCGAACTTGGCCAGCAGGGTCTGGCAAGCGGAGCGGTCAGTGAAATCACTCTCGGCACGCTGGAGACAGGTATCCACAGGTTCCATGAAACCGTGCAGGAAGCATTGCGCGGAGTTAACTAG
- a CDS encoding AmpG family muropeptide MFS transporter → MATTAAAEDTVKKPGWRKLATSLNNPKTGYMLLFGFAAGLPYALLLGTLYAWLSDAEVDLETMGVFSLIGLAYAFKFLWSPLLDRVDLPLLRRLGKRKQWIVTAQVLLGVILVVLSTLDPVGALGWFSLLAGIGAFASATQDVVIDAWRVDVADEVATIDILSTVYQMGYRIAALVGGALALFMAERMGWPAVYMTMGGILLVVGLLGLFAPDAQQTAATVEADADSLAELRDAGQIEPRVRAYALGAVALLWGWALITVLVFMVRSLGSDPESRPDSVAFVSTQGPLVVIATVVIPSIIAAWLESRRKKGLHVLSEAAPVATGFERLIDHGYRALVLPLTELVGRLGWAMIIVIALVLTYRITDAIWGSFAYPFYLGELQYSKDEVAIASKFFGVGALILGLAAGGALLTLIGRMVTLTFGAVIAAATNLLYADLARGGAVMQAVSDATGFSWLVTQMGGDPRLAKLMMAIGAENLAVGIAGAAFVAYLSSIVAKGYSAVQYALLSSLTLLVGTLGRGALGKIIEDRGYFDVFLLTTGIGGIAVVLCLIEWARVRRLGAASGMDITALKNA, encoded by the coding sequence ATGGCCACCACCGCTGCCGCCGAAGACACTGTCAAAAAACCGGGTTGGCGCAAACTTGCTACGTCGCTGAACAATCCCAAGACAGGATATATGCTGCTGTTCGGTTTTGCGGCCGGTTTACCCTATGCACTGCTGCTGGGCACCCTGTACGCGTGGCTGTCTGACGCCGAGGTAGATCTTGAAACCATGGGTGTGTTTTCGCTGATCGGGCTCGCCTATGCGTTCAAATTCCTTTGGTCACCGTTGCTTGACCGGGTCGATCTGCCGCTGCTGAGGCGACTGGGAAAACGCAAGCAGTGGATTGTGACTGCGCAGGTCTTGCTCGGGGTAATTCTGGTCGTCCTGTCAACGCTCGACCCGGTTGGTGCACTCGGCTGGTTTTCCCTGCTTGCGGGTATCGGCGCGTTTGCCAGTGCCACGCAGGATGTGGTGATCGACGCGTGGCGGGTGGATGTGGCGGACGAAGTGGCGACAATCGATATTCTCTCGACAGTCTATCAAATGGGTTACCGGATAGCCGCGCTGGTTGGCGGGGCGTTGGCCCTGTTCATGGCGGAGCGGATGGGCTGGCCCGCAGTGTATATGACCATGGGCGGCATTCTGCTCGTGGTCGGTCTGCTTGGCCTGTTTGCGCCCGATGCCCAGCAAACTGCCGCAACCGTCGAAGCCGATGCCGATAGCCTCGCCGAACTGCGCGATGCCGGCCAGATCGAGCCCAGGGTTCGCGCCTATGCGCTGGGCGCGGTTGCCCTGCTGTGGGGCTGGGCACTGATCACGGTATTGGTTTTCATGGTGCGATCGCTGGGTAGCGATCCCGAATCGCGCCCCGATTCGGTGGCGTTTGTCAGCACGCAGGGGCCGCTGGTGGTGATCGCAACCGTGGTCATCCCGTCGATTATCGCCGCATGGTTGGAAAGCAGGCGCAAAAAAGGGCTGCATGTGCTGAGCGAGGCTGCGCCGGTTGCAACCGGTTTCGAGCGTCTGATCGATCACGGGTACCGTGCGCTGGTGCTCCCGCTGACGGAGCTGGTGGGGCGTTTGGGCTGGGCCATGATCATCGTGATTGCACTGGTGCTGACTTACCGGATTACCGACGCCATCTGGGGCAGCTTTGCCTACCCGTTTTACCTGGGCGAGCTGCAATATTCCAAGGACGAGGTTGCGATAGCATCCAAATTCTTTGGCGTTGGCGCATTGATTCTGGGTCTGGCGGCGGGCGGCGCCTTGCTGACGCTGATCGGGCGCATGGTCACCTTGACGTTTGGCGCGGTAATCGCGGCTGCAACCAATCTTCTTTACGCCGATCTGGCGCGCGGCGGGGCGGTAATGCAGGCAGTAAGCGATGCGACCGGTTTTTCGTGGCTCGTCACGCAAATGGGCGGCGATCCGCGGCTTGCGAAACTGATGATGGCAATCGGCGCCGAAAATCTGGCAGTGGGGATCGCAGGGGCTGCGTTTGTGGCGTATCTTTCTTCAATCGTGGCGAAGGGTTACAGCGCGGTCCAATATGCGCTGCTCAGTTCGCTGACGCTGCTGGTCGGCACATTGGGGCGCGGCGCATTGGGTAAAATCATCGAAGATCGCGGCTATTTCGACGTGTTTCTGCTGACCACTGGGATCGGCGGGATTGCGGTGGTTCTGTGTCTCATCGAATGGGCGCGAGTGCGGCGGCTCGGTGCAGCATCGGGGATGGATATCACGGCGCTCAAGAATGCCTAA
- a CDS encoding bifunctional folylpolyglutamate synthase/dihydrofolate synthase gives MKDFAISDDPAVQLQLDRLGALSLPDGRLGLETIRALLARLGNPHNSLPPVFHVAGTNGKGSTCALLKAMLEAEGLLVHAATSPHLVRYNERIRVAGNLIDDSVLATILAEVLDAGADLHPSFFEATIAASFLAFSRTPADACVIEVGLGGRFDATNVIGTPAVCGIAALGIDHERFLLAPEEGVPKDPMARIAFEKAGIAKRGTPLVTMAYDEAQHGAIADVAASAGAQLRDEGRWWNYDVADGGGIAYRDKDGTFTLPAPALPGDHQRANCALATAMIRHQSAVKVSLPAMRKGARRANWPARMQRLAPGAVTGTRQVWLDGGHNRNAGEAIAAHFHGRRIHLILGMIASKDPAALIAPLGDSIASLTVVPIDGQDFHPVRNFGPRARSAADVARAIAALPDDGLPVLIAGSLYLAGNVLKLTGELPD, from the coding sequence ATGAAAGATTTTGCCATTTCCGACGATCCGGCCGTGCAATTGCAGCTTGACCGGCTGGGTGCGTTGTCTCTGCCCGATGGACGGCTGGGACTTGAAACAATCCGTGCCCTGCTCGCCCGTCTGGGCAACCCGCATAACAGCCTGCCGCCTGTGTTCCATGTTGCCGGAACCAACGGTAAAGGCTCTACCTGTGCGCTCTTGAAAGCTATGCTCGAGGCTGAAGGCCTGTTAGTGCACGCCGCCACAAGCCCGCATCTCGTGCGCTATAACGAACGTATCCGAGTTGCCGGAAACCTGATCGATGACAGCGTTTTGGCCACAATACTTGCCGAAGTGCTGGACGCAGGCGCAGATCTGCACCCCAGTTTCTTCGAAGCCACCATCGCAGCCAGTTTTCTGGCGTTTTCGCGCACACCCGCCGATGCTTGCGTGATCGAGGTCGGGCTGGGTGGGCGCTTCGATGCGACCAATGTCATTGGCACCCCGGCGGTATGCGGGATTGCGGCGCTGGGCATCGATCACGAACGATTCCTTCTGGCGCCTGAAGAGGGCGTCCCAAAAGACCCCATGGCGCGCATTGCCTTCGAAAAAGCCGGAATAGCAAAGCGCGGTACCCCGCTGGTGACGATGGCTTATGACGAGGCGCAGCATGGTGCGATTGCCGACGTGGCCGCATCCGCCGGTGCACAATTGCGCGATGAAGGCCGCTGGTGGAATTATGACGTCGCGGACGGCGGCGGCATTGCTTACCGCGACAAAGACGGCACCTTCACGCTGCCTGCACCCGCGCTGCCCGGTGATCACCAGCGCGCGAATTGCGCCCTCGCCACTGCGATGATCCGCCATCAAAGTGCCGTGAAGGTTTCCCTGCCAGCAATGAGAAAAGGCGCACGCCGCGCAAACTGGCCCGCACGGATGCAAAGGCTGGCACCCGGCGCTGTCACGGGAACCCGGCAGGTTTGGCTCGACGGCGGGCATAACCGGAACGCTGGCGAAGCAATTGCCGCGCATTTCCACGGCCGGCGCATCCATCTGATACTCGGTATGATAGCCAGCAAGGATCCCGCCGCCCTGATCGCGCCGCTTGGCGACAGTATCGCCAGCCTGACGGTCGTGCCGATCGATGGGCAGGACTTCCATCCGGTCCGGAATTTCGGGCCACGAGCGCGCTCAGCGGCCGATGTCGCCCGCGCCATCGCAGCGCTACCGGACGATGGCTTGCCGGTGCTTATTGCGGGCTCGCTCTACCTCGCGGGCAACGTGCTCAAATTAACGGGTGAATTACCCGATTAG
- the accD gene encoding acetyl-CoA carboxylase, carboxyltransferase subunit beta — MNWFSRVRNSLPFVPKRETKDNLWVKCPGCAEMVFEKEYSENLNVCPRCDHHGRLGADQRLAQILDPGFELMPMPDVIEDPLKFRDSKKYTDRLKQARAKNPHSDAFSVGSGSIETRDAVVGVQDFHFMGGSMGMAVGNAFCAGAERALARHCGYIVVTAAGGARMQEGILSLMQMPKATVMTRRLKRAGLPYIVVLTDPTTGGVTASYAMLGDIQIAEPNALIGFAGQRVIQDTIREKLPEGFQRAEYLHKHGMVDMVVPRDNLRSTLATLLDYLVPAQAA, encoded by the coding sequence ATGAACTGGTTTTCCCGTGTCCGAAATTCGCTGCCCTTCGTCCCCAAGCGGGAAACGAAGGATAATCTGTGGGTCAAATGCCCCGGCTGCGCCGAAATGGTGTTTGAAAAAGAATATAGCGAAAACCTCAACGTGTGCCCGCGCTGCGACCATCATGGCCGCCTCGGCGCAGACCAGCGGCTGGCGCAAATTCTTGATCCCGGCTTTGAGTTGATGCCCATGCCAGACGTTATCGAAGATCCGCTGAAGTTTCGCGACAGCAAGAAATATACCGACCGGCTGAAACAGGCGCGCGCAAAAAATCCGCACAGCGATGCCTTTAGCGTCGGATCCGGATCGATCGAAACCCGCGATGCGGTCGTCGGGGTGCAGGATTTCCACTTTATGGGCGGGTCGATGGGCATGGCGGTCGGTAATGCTTTTTGCGCGGGTGCCGAACGCGCGCTCGCGCGGCATTGCGGCTATATCGTGGTAACCGCTGCTGGCGGTGCGCGAATGCAGGAGGGTATTCTCAGCCTGATGCAGATGCCCAAGGCTACGGTGATGACGCGCCGCCTGAAACGCGCGGGACTGCCCTATATCGTCGTGCTGACCGATCCGACCACGGGCGGCGTTACGGCAAGTTACGCGATGCTGGGCGATATCCAGATAGCCGAACCCAATGCACTTATCGGATTTGCCGGACAGCGCGTGATCCAGGACACCATCCGCGAAAAATTGCCCGAGGGGTTCCAGCGGGCTGAGTATCTCCACAAACACGGGATGGTCGATATGGTCGTACCGCGAGATAATCTGCGCTCTACCCTGGCTACGCTGCTCGATTATCTCGTTCCTGCGCAAGCTGCGTAG
- the trpA gene encoding tryptophan synthase subunit alpha encodes MTRLSNAFASPALVCFVTAGDGDTAANLDALVAGGADVIELGMPFTDPMADGPAIQKANLRSLAKGTTTAGIFAIATAFRARHPDVPLVLMGYANPMVRRGPDWFADQCEAAGVDGVICVDIPPEEDDALGPQLRAKGIAPIRLATPTTDAKRLPTVLRGSDGFVYYVSVAGITGLQQAATASIEHAVAKLKAATNLPIAVGFGVRTPDQAAAIAKVADGVVVGSAFIDLVEEHGDNAPAALQELAGALANAVHNARKADA; translated from the coding sequence ATGACCCGCCTCTCAAACGCATTTGCTTCCCCCGCCCTCGTCTGCTTCGTCACTGCCGGTGATGGCGACACGGCGGCCAATCTTGACGCGCTGGTTGCAGGCGGGGCGGATGTGATCGAGCTGGGGATGCCCTTTACCGATCCGATGGCCGATGGTCCCGCGATCCAGAAGGCCAACCTCCGCTCGCTGGCCAAGGGCACGACCACCGCTGGCATCTTTGCCATCGCAACCGCCTTTCGCGCACGGCATCCCGATGTGCCGCTGGTGCTGATGGGTTATGCCAATCCGATGGTGCGGCGCGGGCCGGACTGGTTTGCCGATCAGTGCGAAGCAGCAGGCGTCGATGGCGTCATTTGCGTCGATATTCCGCCCGAGGAAGACGATGCGCTCGGACCGCAGCTGCGCGCAAAGGGCATCGCCCCCATCCGCCTCGCCACGCCGACCACCGATGCAAAGCGCCTGCCCACCGTCCTCCGGGGATCGGACGGGTTTGTCTATTACGTATCGGTCGCGGGTATCACCGGACTGCAGCAAGCCGCCACCGCCAGTATCGAGCACGCTGTCGCCAAGCTGAAAGCCGCCACCAACTTGCCGATCGCGGTGGGTTTCGGTGTCCGCACTCCCGATCAGGCGGCGGCAATCGCCAAGGTGGCAGACGGCGTCGTCGTCGGCTCTGCCTTCATCGATCTGGTGGAGGAGCATGGTGACAATGCCCCTGCCGCGCTGCAGGAACTTGCCGGCGCGCTTGCCAATGCAGTGCATAATGCGCGAAAGGCCGACGCATGA